The Prunus persica cultivar Lovell chromosome G8, Prunus_persica_NCBIv2, whole genome shotgun sequence genome includes a region encoding these proteins:
- the LOC18768534 gene encoding transcription factor bHLH62 yields the protein MENEFFLNAGIPPPLHFEQTSSMPAWRSSFSTAMDIQATATADRNCSSEQSPDCFYNPNWDKSADQNIHFESALSSMVSSPAASNSNISNESFVIRELIGKLGNIGSSGEISPHSQSLLGIQANTYMGRNGNGNGNASTNTSCYSTPLNSPPKLSLPIMDHHLKKEKLPNMGKPMPLNSSVAEFSADPGFAERAAKFSCFGSRSFNGRTTQLGMNNNSSSNNNTELPYRSNAIMGNGKLPRVSSSPALKALGSQTGLQEKMNSLLQDRNELPISREESTLSEQNPNGETGLVASNSMDLNSRKRKSVSKGKAKEPPPISSPSPIATKGAELNDNSNAKRSKPNENNGNDQNGSVKAEEDTKGSTSSDEKQTKTGAKPPEPPKDYIHVRARRGQATDSHSLAERVRREKISERMKLLQDLVPGCNKVTGKALMLDEIINYVQSLQRQVEFLSMKLASVNTRLDFNMDALMSKEIFQQNNSLPQHPIFPLDSSAQAIYGHQRQQNPALQNNISNGAVDPLDTSLCQSLGMQLPPLSGFSSEGIPQFPAFGEDDLQTIVQMGYGQNPNRETELDGSNQVSHMKIEL from the exons ATGGAGAATGAGTTTTTTCTAAATGCTGGAATCCCACCACCACTTCACTTTGAGCAAACATCTTCAATGCCGGCATGGCGTTCTTCGTTCTCGACCGCCATGGACATCCAAGCCACCGCCACGGCAGACCGGAATTGCTCATCAGAGCAGTCACCGGATTGCTTCTACAATCCCAACTGGGACAAGTCAGCCGACCAGAACATCCACTTCGAGTCAGCTCTGAGTTCAATGGTGTCTTCCCCGGCGGCATCAAATTCCAACATCTCCAATGAGAGCTTTGTGATCAGAGAGTTGATAGGGAAGCTTGGAAACATTGGGAGCTCCGGTGAGATCTCGCCGCACTCTCAGTCCTTGTTGGGAATTCAGGCGAATACTTACATGGGtagaaatggaaatggaaatggaaatgcaagcaCCAACACTTCATGTTATAGCACTCCTTTGAACTCGCCTCCTAAGCTGAGCTTGCCCATCATGGATCAtcatttgaagaaagaaaagctgCCCAATATGGGAAAGCCCATGCCTTTGAATTCTAGTGTGGCTGAGTTCTCAGCTGACCCTGGATTTGCAGAAAGAGCTGCTAAATTTTCATGCTTTGGGAGCAGGAGCTTCAATGGCAGAACAACCCAACTTGGAATgaacaacaacagcagcagcaacaacaataCTGAGCTGCCTTATAGATCTAATGCCATTATGGGAAATGGTAAGCTTCCTCGGGTTTCGAGCAGCCCTGCTCTTAAGGCACTTGGATCTCAGACAGGTCTGCAAGAAAAGATGAATTCTTTGCTGCAGGATCGAAATGAATTGCCCATTTCTCGAGAGGAATCAACACTTTCtgaacaaaacccaaatggGGAGACAGGGTTGGTAGCTTCCAATTCCATGGATTTGAATTccaggaaaagaaaatcagtTTCCAAGGGAAAAGCTAAGGAGCCTCCACCAATATCATCCCCATCTCCCATTGCTACAAAG GGGGCTGAACTTAATGATAATTCTAATGCAAAGAGAAGCAAGccaaatgaaaataatggGAATGATCAAAATGGCTCTGTTAAAGCAGAGGAGGATACAAAGGGAAGCACCAGTAGTGATGAGAAGCAAACCAAGACTGGTGCAAAGCCACCTGAGCCTCCCAAGGACTACATTCATGTAAGAGCAAGAAGGGGTCAAGCCACTGACAGCCATAGTTTAGCTGAAAGG GTCCGAAGAGAGAAGATCAGTGAAAGGATGAAGCTTCTTCAAGATCTTGTACCTGGCTGTAACAAG gtCACTGGAAAAGCACTTATGCTTGATGAGATTATAAATTATGTTCAGTCATTACAACGTCAAGTCGAG TTCCTCTCTATGAAGTTGGCTTCTGTGAACACCAGGCTGGATTTCAACATGGATGCTCTAATGTCAAAAGAA ATATTTCAACAAAACAACTCTTTGCCACAACATCCAATATTCCCATTAGATTCCTCGGCACAAGCCATTTATGGCCACCAGCGCCAGCAAAATCCAGCACTACAGAACAACATTTCTAATGGAGCAGTGGACCCCTTAGATACCTCACTATGCCAAAGCCTTGGGATGCAGTTACCTCCACTCAGTGGTTTTAGCAGCGAAGGCATTCCTCAG TTTCCAGCATTTGGTGAAGATGATCTGCAAACCATTGTCCAAATGGGGTATGGTCAAAATCCAAATAGGGAAACAGAATTGGATG GTTCAAATC